A genome region from Baekduia alba includes the following:
- a CDS encoding PD-(D/E)XK nuclease family protein, giving the protein MSDLERLNLKTLPPVPAIVGWSDRYSQTLLKKADTCLRSAYLYVKYSGGTPGHQLDRGSLAHLVYKRMTEDLIVADAESYLEPEFTQDQHGLLIEEDPETAARQIASMTATIVDEVAREHPELVVPHAEMEAVRIMAYHWAIGVKVDPVTIAGVERKFILDVAGHEISGIVDLCTIDGITGGVDDYKTSWNRPEQDDYEKGFQGWLYALLLAFGQPVERVACDACSGKRHVVQVGPENQSAEVPCSTCGERGSVEVRLPAIGGGLQRIRTRELYPRFLETQADGTLRLQQRENWLTRTQLQDFRRDLERLIAQLDGARETGLFPAVDGGHCNECPARSECPLPAHLRSWHGAIDSEEKASEAASWADVMGDRVAKVNDEVKRWAGEHGGRVRYGADKVKEFKSSQSRSVRKSQGKADWEGLKTAVARAAELGEEFDFDYWVKTGSTNSFRKRVLSAEELAAEMDGDADERMSRAYAVKWGDQIRKDQAKEDGRDLSLDERFGALPPF; this is encoded by the coding sequence ATGAGTGACCTCGAGCGCTTGAACCTGAAGACCTTGCCGCCCGTCCCCGCGATCGTCGGGTGGTCGGATCGGTACAGCCAGACGTTGTTGAAGAAGGCCGACACGTGCCTTCGCTCGGCGTACTTGTACGTGAAGTACAGCGGCGGGACGCCGGGGCATCAGCTCGACCGTGGCTCGCTCGCGCACCTCGTGTACAAGCGGATGACCGAGGACCTGATCGTCGCCGACGCCGAGTCCTACCTCGAGCCCGAGTTCACGCAGGACCAGCACGGGCTGCTGATCGAGGAGGACCCGGAGACGGCGGCGCGGCAGATCGCGTCGATGACCGCAACGATCGTCGATGAGGTCGCTCGCGAGCATCCGGAGCTGGTCGTGCCGCACGCCGAGATGGAGGCCGTGCGGATCATGGCCTACCACTGGGCGATCGGGGTCAAGGTCGACCCGGTGACGATCGCCGGCGTCGAGCGGAAGTTCATCCTCGACGTGGCCGGGCACGAGATCTCCGGGATCGTGGACCTCTGCACGATCGACGGGATCACGGGCGGTGTCGACGACTACAAGACGTCGTGGAATCGGCCCGAGCAGGACGACTACGAGAAGGGGTTCCAGGGCTGGTTGTACGCGCTGCTGTTGGCGTTCGGGCAACCGGTCGAGCGCGTGGCGTGCGATGCGTGCTCGGGGAAGAGGCACGTGGTCCAGGTCGGTCCGGAGAACCAGAGCGCGGAGGTGCCGTGCTCGACCTGCGGGGAGCGTGGCTCGGTCGAGGTGCGGTTGCCGGCGATCGGCGGCGGCTTGCAGCGGATCCGGACGCGGGAGCTCTACCCGCGGTTCCTGGAGACGCAGGCGGACGGGACGCTGCGTTTGCAGCAGCGGGAGAACTGGTTGACGCGGACGCAGCTTCAGGACTTCCGCCGGGACCTCGAGCGGTTGATCGCGCAGCTTGACGGTGCGCGGGAGACGGGTCTCTTCCCTGCTGTGGACGGGGGGCATTGCAACGAGTGTCCTGCTCGCTCGGAGTGTCCGTTGCCGGCGCATCTGCGGTCGTGGCATGGGGCGATCGATTCGGAGGAGAAGGCGTCGGAGGCGGCGTCGTGGGCGGACGTGATGGGGGACCGGGTGGCGAAGGTGAACGACGAGGTGAAGCGTTGGGCTGGGGAGCACGGGGGCCGTGTGCGGTACGGGGCGGACAAGGTGAAGGAGTTCAAGTCGTCGCAGTCGCGGAGTGTGCGGAAGTCGCAGGGCAAGGCGGACTGGGAGGGGCTGAAGACCGCGGTCGCGCGGGCGGCGGAGTTGGGGGAGGAGTTCGACTTCGACTACTGGGTGAAGACGGGGTCGACGAACTCGTTTCGGAAGCGCGTGTTGTCGGCCGAGGAGCTGGCGGCGGAAATGGATGGTGATGCGGACGAGCGCATGTCTCGGGCGTACGCAGTCAAGTGGGGCGATCAGATCCGGAAGGACCAGGCCAAGGAAGACGGTCGGGATCTGTCGCTGGATGAGCGATTCGGCGCGCTGCCGCCGTTCTAG
- a CDS encoding SU10 major capsid protein, giving the protein MADVTGSRGTGNISQSLRQIDMAKEILELEPNSYPLTVLTGMLNSEVTVNPEFSWQENKPKARFDAINNGAGYNNSATSIVVDDGTKFAQHDLIKVTRTGEIMRVTGVATNTLTVVRGVGGGAQAIVDNEELLLIGGAQPEGDSSRPARSTNPTKITNYTQIHKTSFESTRTLRQSKTMTKPTDWARSSAIAGIEHAKDWEYIFWHGKASEDLSGSQPRRTTAGVLNLISTNVFDAGGTLTEAEFFSFFSPLFRYGNQSTKTLFASRLLVDVLNGFPRGKLEVVQSDNDQTFGLNVMKYRSPHGTLNVLTHNLFEGAKYGGFGAVLDLSLVKKRYLSNEEGSSDTHIEDDIGAPDVDGKKSQYLTEQGLECGQDPAHGQIQNVTG; this is encoded by the coding sequence ATGGCCGACGTCACCGGCTCCCGCGGAACAGGGAACATCAGCCAGTCGCTTCGTCAGATCGACATGGCGAAGGAGATCCTCGAGCTCGAGCCGAACAGCTATCCGCTGACGGTTCTGACGGGGATGCTCAACAGCGAGGTCACCGTCAACCCCGAGTTCTCCTGGCAGGAGAACAAGCCGAAGGCGCGTTTCGACGCGATCAACAACGGCGCGGGCTACAACAACTCCGCGACGTCGATCGTGGTCGACGACGGCACGAAGTTCGCTCAGCACGACCTGATCAAGGTCACGCGCACGGGCGAGATCATGCGCGTGACGGGCGTCGCGACGAACACGCTGACGGTCGTGCGTGGTGTCGGCGGCGGCGCTCAGGCGATCGTCGACAACGAGGAGCTGCTGCTGATCGGTGGGGCGCAGCCGGAAGGTGACTCGTCGCGTCCGGCGCGTTCGACGAACCCGACGAAGATCACGAACTACACCCAGATCCACAAGACGTCGTTCGAGTCGACCCGCACGCTGCGGCAGTCGAAGACGATGACGAAGCCGACGGACTGGGCGCGCTCCTCGGCGATCGCGGGCATCGAGCACGCGAAGGACTGGGAGTACATCTTCTGGCACGGCAAGGCGTCCGAGGATCTCTCGGGCTCGCAGCCGCGCCGGACGACCGCGGGTGTCCTGAACCTGATCTCGACCAACGTCTTCGATGCCGGTGGCACGTTGACCGAGGCCGAGTTCTTCTCGTTCTTCTCGCCGCTGTTCCGCTACGGCAACCAGTCGACGAAGACGCTGTTCGCGTCGCGGCTGCTGGTCGATGTGCTGAACGGCTTCCCGCGCGGCAAGCTCGAGGTGGTCCAGTCGGACAACGACCAGACGTTCGGCCTGAACGTCATGAAGTACCGGTCGCCGCACGGGACGCTGAACGTCCTGACGCACAACCTGTTCGAGGGCGCCAAGTACGGCGGCTTCGGGGCGGTGCTGGACCTGTCGCTCGTGAAGAAGCGCTACCTCTCCAACGAGGAGGGGTCGTCGGACACGCACATCGAGGACGACATCGGCGCGCCCGACGTCGACGGCAAGAAGTCCCAGTACCTCACGGAGCAGGGGCTGGAGTGCGGTCAGGATCCGGCGCACGGCCAGATCCAGAACGTCACGGGCTAG
- a CDS encoding GDSL-type esterase/lipase family protein yields MASVTLKNDRFPAGTSVSAYLRSDLPAMPDPPSGAPSGPVAVSTGLVGADGSLSFSGLADGAKYVAYAQVSGQDRFVQFRAPRAPVNAAVGSRVFFVGDSQIQKGLADSLSDGTGTSYAPLLQGRAWYAWAMMLSEGQLLYAGQAATGGATTATIIANGHHTAAAAQSAKLVAVLAGRNDIVLSVPFATTIANLKTIFDTIAAAGKIPILCTLPAQPVYPTATAAQRTAAAQINAWIRKYALSNNWPLPDFEDVTTDPTTGGQKAGMMLDASHPGPGLGARTMGAEFYNKLKSYLVPQKPLHAIGQPNTGDLNLIPNPLNLTLTGAAGTDPTGWAAATETGTGTFTTYDPATTGSDGLGLWARLARTSGSGVMRRALTPKIAVTPGDFLEFSFRFKTASLEANGAWATLQLVGYAAIGDDPAAAVAQYLGGIKSWRGDVATPGLYSQPPSQVAAGINYVSVVAILSSGSGAANIDFGQMGLANLTQMGALS; encoded by the coding sequence ATGGCGTCGGTCACGCTGAAGAACGATCGGTTCCCGGCCGGTACGTCTGTGAGCGCGTATCTGCGCTCTGACTTGCCGGCTATGCCGGACCCGCCTTCCGGGGCGCCGAGCGGGCCGGTAGCCGTCTCCACGGGGTTGGTGGGGGCGGACGGGTCTCTGTCCTTCTCCGGGTTGGCCGATGGCGCGAAGTACGTGGCGTACGCGCAGGTCTCGGGGCAGGATCGGTTCGTGCAGTTCCGGGCGCCGCGGGCGCCGGTGAACGCTGCTGTCGGGTCACGGGTCTTCTTCGTCGGTGACAGCCAGATCCAGAAGGGTCTGGCGGACAGCCTCTCCGATGGCACGGGGACGAGCTACGCGCCGCTGTTGCAGGGTCGCGCTTGGTACGCGTGGGCGATGATGCTGTCGGAGGGGCAGCTCCTCTACGCGGGTCAGGCCGCCACGGGCGGGGCGACGACGGCAACGATCATCGCCAACGGCCATCACACCGCTGCGGCGGCGCAGTCGGCCAAGCTCGTCGCGGTGCTGGCTGGTCGCAACGACATCGTCCTCAGCGTGCCGTTCGCGACGACGATCGCCAACCTGAAGACGATCTTCGACACGATCGCCGCGGCCGGCAAGATCCCGATCCTTTGCACGTTGCCGGCGCAGCCTGTCTACCCGACTGCGACGGCTGCTCAGCGCACCGCGGCCGCGCAGATCAACGCGTGGATCCGAAAGTACGCGCTGTCCAACAACTGGCCGTTGCCCGATTTCGAGGACGTCACGACCGATCCGACGACGGGCGGTCAGAAGGCCGGCATGATGCTCGACGCCTCCCATCCGGGCCCCGGGCTCGGCGCGCGGACGATGGGAGCCGAGTTCTACAACAAGCTCAAGTCCTACTTGGTGCCTCAGAAGCCGCTGCACGCGATCGGCCAGCCCAACACGGGCGATCTGAACCTGATCCCGAACCCGCTCAACCTCACGCTCACGGGGGCGGCGGGAACCGATCCGACGGGCTGGGCGGCGGCTACCGAGACGGGTACAGGCACGTTCACGACGTACGATCCTGCGACGACGGGAAGCGACGGTCTCGGGCTGTGGGCGCGCTTGGCGCGTACGTCGGGCTCGGGTGTCATGCGTCGTGCGCTGACGCCGAAGATCGCGGTCACGCCGGGCGACTTCCTCGAGTTCAGTTTCCGGTTCAAGACGGCGAGCCTCGAAGCGAACGGTGCGTGGGCAACCTTGCAGCTCGTCGGCTACGCGGCCATTGGAGATGACCCGGCCGCGGCCGTCGCACAGTACCTCGGTGGTATCAAGTCCTGGCGTGGTGACGTGGCGACCCCGGGCTTGTACTCGCAGCCGCCGTCGCAGGTTGCTGCGGGGATCAACTACGTGTCGGTCGTGGCGATCCTGTCGTCGGGTTCGGGTGCGGCGAACATCGACTTCGGTCAGATGGGGTTGGCCAACCTCACGCAGATGGGCGCGCTGAGCTAG
- a CDS encoding portal protein — translation MPVEMTPEHQSRLEAEVKWFNDVAEPEHKLYEARWDHQDVLYFGHKRFVESYSDASVNDRRNVLGDGRKEFGAELHIPYVFSTIHTIGPRTLSNRPKMLFTPRDKIAADNVDNVTTVCNAQQHRADYELKLQTTNLSGLKHGIGIQKTWWRFDSTETFALAMGQGGQWVRTPVTRKGWDDPDCGDVDIRDFYWDPFGDSIQSCRRVLHRSWRDCSYILERVAAGKDGWGLYPLEADDLESGGGAEQHRKAWAGRRFAQGLGTGGLSKGADIHEVWEIHDLTRQEVVTVIDRKWVVAIIKNPYWHCELPFQAYRPIEIEHQFVGVSVIDPIEDLQRELDMLRTDRRWNAMLKLHQTYAYNDGVVDPAQIKIGPGRLVPVNGDPRDLLVPLQVGDIPNSGYQEEAALRADIERTTGVDDTVAGNDGGAAMTATGVQLVQAAAGVRIQAYTRRMELELIKPQASQWLALNQQRWATNRDVPIPAMPTPQEPERRWAWRTIGPAELAGEFSVEPEGGSTAPDNVPQDRQDAQMIATIAQQIPGLDPRQVGLLVMKKLGVPSPERLFAPEQTVPPETLDILKQEMVSTVGMDPAGAQAMLENALHAALNAREQAQQGGGGPPEKPVDGQAPAPDQQPQAA, via the coding sequence ATGCCCGTCGAGATGACCCCCGAGCACCAGTCGCGGCTCGAGGCCGAGGTGAAGTGGTTCAACGATGTCGCCGAGCCGGAGCACAAGCTCTACGAGGCGCGTTGGGATCACCAGGACGTCCTCTACTTCGGGCACAAGCGGTTCGTGGAGTCCTACTCGGACGCCTCGGTCAACGATCGTCGCAACGTGCTCGGCGATGGCCGGAAGGAGTTCGGCGCTGAGCTGCACATCCCGTACGTGTTCTCGACGATCCACACGATCGGGCCGCGGACGCTGAGCAACCGGCCGAAGATGCTGTTCACGCCGCGGGACAAGATCGCCGCGGACAACGTCGACAACGTCACGACGGTCTGCAACGCCCAGCAGCACCGTGCCGACTACGAGTTGAAGCTTCAGACCACGAACCTCAGCGGCCTGAAGCACGGCATCGGGATCCAGAAGACGTGGTGGCGCTTCGATAGCACCGAGACGTTCGCGCTGGCGATGGGCCAGGGCGGGCAGTGGGTGCGGACGCCGGTGACGCGCAAGGGCTGGGACGACCCGGACTGCGGCGACGTCGACATCCGTGACTTCTACTGGGACCCCTTCGGCGATTCGATCCAGAGTTGCCGAAGGGTGCTTCACCGGTCGTGGCGCGACTGCTCGTACATCCTCGAGCGTGTCGCGGCGGGCAAGGACGGATGGGGTCTCTACCCGCTGGAGGCCGACGACCTCGAGAGTGGTGGCGGCGCCGAGCAGCACCGCAAGGCGTGGGCGGGGCGCCGGTTCGCGCAAGGGCTCGGCACGGGAGGGCTGAGCAAGGGCGCCGACATCCACGAGGTGTGGGAGATCCACGACCTCACGCGGCAGGAGGTCGTGACGGTCATCGACCGGAAGTGGGTCGTCGCGATCATCAAGAACCCGTACTGGCACTGCGAGCTGCCGTTCCAGGCATACCGGCCGATCGAGATCGAGCACCAGTTCGTCGGCGTGTCGGTCATCGATCCGATCGAGGACTTGCAGCGCGAGCTCGACATGCTCCGCACGGATCGTCGCTGGAACGCGATGCTGAAGCTGCACCAGACCTACGCCTACAACGACGGCGTGGTCGACCCGGCGCAGATCAAGATCGGGCCCGGGCGTCTGGTGCCGGTCAACGGGGATCCGCGGGACCTGCTCGTGCCGTTGCAGGTCGGCGACATTCCGAACTCGGGGTACCAGGAGGAAGCGGCGCTGCGGGCGGACATCGAGCGCACCACGGGTGTCGATGACACGGTGGCCGGCAACGACGGTGGCGCGGCGATGACCGCGACCGGCGTGCAGCTCGTGCAGGCGGCGGCCGGGGTGCGGATCCAGGCGTACACGCGGCGGATGGAGCTTGAGCTGATCAAGCCGCAGGCGTCGCAGTGGTTGGCGCTGAATCAGCAGCGGTGGGCGACGAATCGGGATGTGCCGATCCCGGCGATGCCGACGCCGCAGGAGCCTGAGCGTCGGTGGGCGTGGCGGACGATCGGGCCGGCGGAGCTGGCTGGGGAGTTCTCGGTGGAGCCGGAGGGTGGGTCGACGGCGCCGGACAACGTGCCGCAGGATCGGCAGGACGCGCAGATGATCGCGACGATCGCGCAGCAGATCCCCGGGCTCGATCCGCGGCAGGTCGGGCTGTTGGTGATGAAGAAGCTTGGGGTGCCGTCGCCGGAGCGGTTGTTCGCGCCGGAGCAGACGGTGCCGCCGGAGACGCTCGACATCCTCAAGCAGGAGATGGTGAGCACGGTGGGGATGGACCCGGCGGGCGCGCAGGCCATGCTGGAGAACGCGTTGCATGCGGCGCTGAACGCGCGCGAGCAGGCGCAGCAGGGTGGTGGTGGTCCGCCGGAGAAGCCCGTGGATGGCCAGGCGCCGGCGCCGGATCAGCAGCCTCAGGCTGCGTAA
- a CDS encoding esterase/lipase family protein → MRITRWAAALAATTSLLAVSAASAGAALPVIYNFPTAIAASALQPGGSPLGADDPNCHPSAAHPRPVVLVNGTFANQITSWNAISPLLKNNGYCVYTFNYGGLFLGQIGATGPIAASAGELKTEVDQVLAQTGAAKVDVVGWSQGGMMPRYYLKNLGGASKVNALIGLAPSNHGTTLSGLATLAGYFPGALDLVGAACPACGDQVRGSSFITALNAGGDTVPGVRYTVIQSTYYVGASGGDIARHGATNRLSFGALV, encoded by the coding sequence ATGCGCATCACGCGTTGGGCGGCCGCCCTGGCGGCCACGACGTCGTTGCTGGCCGTGTCCGCGGCCAGTGCCGGAGCGGCGCTGCCGGTCATCTACAACTTCCCGACGGCGATCGCCGCGTCGGCGCTGCAGCCCGGTGGGTCGCCGCTCGGGGCCGACGACCCCAACTGCCATCCGTCCGCCGCGCACCCGCGCCCGGTCGTCCTGGTCAACGGGACCTTCGCGAACCAGATCACGAGCTGGAACGCGATCTCACCGTTGTTGAAGAACAACGGCTATTGCGTCTACACCTTCAACTACGGCGGGCTGTTCCTGGGCCAGATCGGCGCCACCGGCCCGATCGCGGCGTCGGCCGGAGAGCTGAAGACCGAGGTCGACCAGGTTCTCGCGCAGACGGGCGCGGCGAAGGTCGACGTCGTCGGCTGGTCGCAGGGCGGGATGATGCCGCGCTACTACCTCAAGAACCTCGGTGGGGCGAGCAAGGTGAACGCCTTGATCGGCCTGGCGCCGTCCAACCACGGCACGACGCTCAGCGGGCTGGCGACGCTCGCCGGGTACTTCCCCGGCGCCCTGGACCTCGTCGGCGCGGCGTGCCCCGCATGCGGCGACCAGGTCAGGGGCTCGTCGTTCATCACCGCGCTCAACGCGGGCGGCGACACCGTCCCCGGCGTGAGGTACACGGTGATCCAGTCCACTTATTACGTGGGTGCCTCAGGGGGCGACATCGCCCGTCATGGCGCCACGAATCGCCTCTCGTTCGGTGCGTTGGTGTGA
- a CDS encoding VOC family protein produces MNPFATVTTGPAAEGVSTLPVTLRLGPVSLTVTDLDRSVAWYQSALGLRVHRHDVDVAALGDGTEDVLVLHEDSTAQRPRRHSGLYHYALLFPTREELARAALRLAATRTPIQGASDHGTHEALYLADPDGNGIELAADRPRDQWPSPEEEFSGGGPRPLDFDALLASVAGEEPSPQVRPGLRMGHVHLHVADVPRGLAFYRDVIGFDVWALMPSAAFVAAGGYHHHLGFNTWRGEHIGPAPAAGVVGLRHWTIVLATVDEVAAVRERVRAARLASEDVAGGFAVTDPFGMTVRVVVTA; encoded by the coding sequence ATGAACCCGTTCGCCACCGTTACCACCGGACCCGCCGCCGAGGGCGTCTCCACGCTCCCCGTCACGCTGCGCTTGGGGCCCGTCAGCCTCACGGTGACCGACCTCGACCGCTCCGTGGCCTGGTACCAGAGCGCGCTCGGCCTGCGCGTGCACCGCCATGACGTGGATGTCGCCGCGCTGGGCGACGGCACCGAGGACGTCCTCGTCCTCCACGAGGACAGCACCGCCCAGCGGCCGCGCCGGCACTCCGGCCTGTACCACTACGCCCTGCTCTTCCCGACGCGCGAGGAGCTCGCCCGCGCCGCGCTGCGCCTGGCCGCGACGCGCACGCCGATCCAGGGCGCGTCGGACCACGGCACGCACGAGGCCCTCTACCTCGCCGACCCGGACGGCAATGGCATCGAGCTGGCCGCCGACCGCCCGCGCGACCAGTGGCCCTCGCCCGAGGAGGAGTTCTCCGGCGGCGGGCCGCGGCCGCTGGACTTCGACGCGCTGCTGGCGTCGGTCGCGGGCGAGGAGCCCAGCCCGCAGGTGCGGCCCGGCCTGCGGATGGGCCACGTGCACCTGCACGTCGCCGACGTCCCGCGGGGCCTGGCGTTCTACCGCGACGTCATCGGCTTCGACGTGTGGGCGCTGATGCCCTCGGCCGCGTTCGTCGCCGCCGGCGGCTACCACCACCACCTCGGCTTCAACACCTGGCGCGGCGAGCACATCGGCCCGGCGCCGGCGGCCGGCGTCGTCGGCCTGCGCCACTGGACGATCGTGCTCGCGACGGTCGACGAGGTCGCCGCGGTGCGCGAGCGCGTGCGCGCCGCCCGCCTGGCGTCCGAGGACGTCGCCGGTGGCTTCGCGGTGACCGACCCGTTCGGGATGACCGTCCGGGTCGTGGTCACCGCCTAG
- a CDS encoding helix-turn-helix transcriptional regulator: MTVDGRLTVDRLAADTAVEVRMLEDFRVGEGPIRAPHRHDYHELLWLREGAGEQLVDGEPLPIVPGTVTVVARGQVHQFRHAAGVGGALLRITDAALAGGTGRIAAGWLLGGRGGRTIAVPPTERGRFASVLAALHAETTRPPDPYAADLVRHLTSTVLLWLERWHDASRTERPAVDDADVALHRRFATTLERDFARHHEVAHYADALGVPAAALSRALSALTGRSTKELIVERAMVEAMRLLRFTDLTVGEIAFRVGYGDPLYFSRAFKRFAGRAPQVYRAEVHGSAGFAHTAGP, encoded by the coding sequence GTGACCGTCGACGGCCGCCTCACGGTCGACCGCCTCGCCGCCGACACCGCGGTCGAGGTGCGCATGTTGGAGGACTTCCGCGTCGGCGAAGGGCCGATCCGCGCGCCACACCGCCACGACTACCACGAGCTGCTGTGGCTCCGCGAGGGCGCGGGCGAGCAGCTCGTCGACGGCGAGCCGCTGCCGATCGTCCCCGGGACGGTGACGGTGGTCGCGCGCGGCCAGGTCCACCAGTTCCGGCACGCGGCCGGCGTGGGCGGCGCGTTGCTGCGCATCACCGACGCGGCGCTCGCGGGCGGGACCGGGCGGATCGCCGCCGGCTGGCTGCTGGGCGGCCGCGGCGGGCGGACGATCGCCGTGCCGCCGACCGAGCGCGGGCGCTTCGCGTCCGTGCTCGCCGCGCTGCACGCCGAGACGACGCGGCCGCCCGACCCCTACGCCGCCGACCTCGTGCGCCACCTCACCTCGACCGTCCTGCTGTGGCTCGAGCGCTGGCACGACGCGTCGCGCACCGAGCGGCCGGCGGTCGACGACGCCGACGTCGCGCTGCACCGCCGCTTCGCCACGACGCTGGAGCGGGACTTCGCCCGCCACCACGAGGTCGCCCACTACGCCGACGCGCTCGGGGTCCCGGCCGCTGCGCTGTCACGCGCGCTGAGCGCCCTCACCGGACGCTCGACCAAGGAGCTGATCGTCGAGCGCGCGATGGTCGAGGCGATGCGCCTGCTGCGCTTCACCGACCTGACGGTGGGGGAGATCGCCTTCCGCGTCGGCTACGGCGACCCGCTGTACTTCTCGCGCGCGTTCAAGCGCTTCGCCGGCCGCGCGCCGCAGGTCTATCGCGCAGAAGTCCATGGATCGGCGGGCTTCGCCCATACCGCAGGCCCCTGA
- a CDS encoding benzoate/H(+) symporter BenE family transporter produces MSETTVAAPARGGWAQPAIAGLVAALVGFAGSFAIVLAGLHAVGASDAQASSGLLVLSLGMGLTGAGLSYRYKMPLSVAWSTPGAALLITAGHVDGGYPAAIGAFLLAGVLVVVTGLSERLTRAIVAIPGPLASGLLAGVLLQVCVAPAQAMVQVPGHAAPVIATWLVLWIVARRWAVPGALAAAAITVAVDPAPGAHAAHLLPQLTFTMPHLNLGTLIGVGLPLFVVTMVTQNVAGISVLAAHGYATPVRPALTTTGTASIVGAPFGAHAINLAAITAAMAAGPDAGPDPKRRWIAGSTSGLVYVVLGPLAGLATVLLAASPVVLIEAVAGLALLGTLGAALRAAMADDDLREAAVATFVVSASGISAFGISAPFWGLVAGMALLGAQRARTLVA; encoded by the coding sequence ATGAGCGAGACGACCGTCGCCGCGCCCGCCCGCGGCGGCTGGGCGCAGCCCGCGATCGCCGGCCTCGTCGCGGCGCTCGTCGGCTTCGCCGGCTCGTTCGCGATCGTGCTCGCGGGCCTGCACGCGGTCGGGGCGTCCGACGCGCAGGCCTCGTCGGGCTTGTTGGTGCTGTCGCTCGGCATGGGCCTCACCGGCGCCGGGCTGTCCTACCGCTACAAGATGCCGCTGAGCGTCGCGTGGTCGACGCCGGGCGCCGCGCTGCTGATCACCGCCGGTCACGTCGACGGCGGGTACCCGGCCGCGATCGGCGCGTTCCTGCTGGCCGGCGTCCTGGTCGTGGTCACCGGGCTGTCGGAGCGCCTGACGCGCGCGATCGTCGCGATCCCGGGCCCGCTGGCCAGCGGCCTGCTCGCCGGCGTCCTGCTCCAGGTCTGCGTCGCGCCCGCGCAGGCGATGGTGCAGGTGCCCGGCCACGCGGCGCCCGTGATCGCCACGTGGCTGGTGCTGTGGATCGTCGCGCGCCGCTGGGCCGTCCCGGGCGCGCTGGCCGCCGCGGCCATCACGGTCGCCGTCGACCCCGCGCCCGGCGCGCACGCCGCGCACCTGCTCCCGCAGCTGACGTTCACCATGCCGCACCTGAACCTCGGCACGCTGATCGGCGTCGGGCTGCCGCTGTTCGTCGTGACCATGGTCACCCAGAACGTCGCGGGCATCAGCGTGCTGGCCGCCCACGGCTACGCGACGCCGGTGCGCCCGGCGCTGACCACGACCGGCACGGCGTCGATCGTCGGCGCGCCGTTCGGCGCCCACGCGATCAACCTCGCCGCGATCACGGCCGCGATGGCGGCCGGGCCCGACGCCGGCCCTGACCCGAAGCGGCGCTGGATCGCCGGCTCGACCAGCGGCCTCGTCTACGTGGTCCTCGGCCCGCTGGCCGGGCTCGCGACCGTCCTGCTCGCCGCCTCGCCGGTCGTCCTGATCGAGGCCGTGGCCGGGCTGGCGCTGCTCGGCACGCTCGGCGCCGCGCTGCGCGCCGCGATGGCCGACGACGACCTCCGCGAGGCCGCGGTCGCCACGTTCGTCGTCTCGGCGTCGGGCATCAGCGCGTTCGGCATCAGCGCGCCGTTCTGGGGGCTCGTCGCCGGGATGGCGCTGTTGGGCGCGCAGCGGGCCCGTACGCTGGTGGCGTGA